In Turicibacter sanguinis, a genomic segment contains:
- the rimM gene encoding ribosome maturation factor RimM (Essential for efficient processing of 16S rRNA) gives MEFLQVGKIVNTHALQGEVKVVSNSDFKEERFKKGSQLFIEFNGEYIEVIVATHREHKGADLLKFKHLNSINDVEKYKGCDLLVSAENLDDLDENEFYYFEIIGCTVKATTGEEIGEITEILETGANDVWVVKRKGQKDALIPYIEDVVKSVDVEAKEVIIEVLEGLL, from the coding sequence GTGGAATTTTTACAAGTTGGTAAAATTGTAAACACGCATGCCTTACAAGGTGAGGTTAAGGTTGTTTCAAATAGTGATTTTAAAGAGGAACGTTTTAAAAAAGGAAGTCAGTTGTTTATTGAGTTTAATGGTGAGTACATCGAAGTTATAGTTGCGACGCATCGTGAACATAAAGGCGCAGACTTATTAAAATTTAAACATTTAAATTCGATTAATGATGTTGAAAAATATAAAGGTTGTGATTTATTAGTATCGGCTGAAAATTTAGATGATTTAGATGAAAATGAGTTTTATTATTTTGAGATCATTGGATGCACAGTTAAAGCAACAACAGGTGAAGAAATCGGAGAAATTACTGAAATTTTAGAAACAGGTGCGAATGATGTTTGGGTGGTTAAGCGTAAAGGTCAAAAAGATGCGTTAATTCCATACATCGAAGATGTGGTTAAATCGGTTGATGTTGAAGCCAAAGAAGTTATCATTGAAGTATTAGAAGGATTATTATAA
- a CDS encoding (Fe-S)-binding protein, with product MSAILVPIIVIGGLGLVLGGLLGLANLYLKVEVDPRIEKLIAMLPGYNCGSCGFPGCSGLAEDIIENGGTVNSCKPCSADAKAKINEFLKENKG from the coding sequence GTGAGTGCGATTTTAGTTCCTATTATAGTCATTGGAGGTTTAGGATTAGTACTTGGCGGACTGCTTGGGTTGGCGAACCTTTATTTAAAAGTTGAAGTTGATCCGCGAATTGAAAAGTTAATTGCAATGTTACCGGGATATAACTGTGGTTCATGTGGATTTCCTGGTTGTTCTGGTTTAGCAGAAGACATCATTGAAAATGGAGGTACCGTTAACTCATGTAAACCATGTAGTGCAGATGCTAAAGCTAAAATTAATGAATTTTTAAAAGAAAATAAAGGATAA
- the trmD gene encoding tRNA (guanosine(37)-N1)-methyltransferase TrmD, which produces MKIDVLTLFPEMFSGVFNGSILKRAQDRGAVTLNTVNFRDFSQNKHKKVDDYPYGGGAGMLLAPQPIFDAVESVCQNSSANPRIILMCPQGEPFTQAKAEELSKEEHLIFICGHYEGFDERIREHLVTDELSLGDYVLTGGELASMVMTDAIVRLLPDVLGKQESHENDSFSMGLLEFPQYTRPVDFRGMTVPPVLMSGNHKEIEKWRHEQSLYRTWSRRPDLLKHHELSEADQKIIEKFENEK; this is translated from the coding sequence ATGAAGATTGATGTCTTAACTTTATTTCCTGAAATGTTTTCAGGAGTTTTTAATGGTTCCATTTTAAAACGTGCCCAAGATCGTGGAGCTGTGACACTAAATACAGTGAATTTCCGTGATTTTTCACAAAACAAACATAAAAAAGTAGATGATTATCCGTATGGTGGTGGAGCGGGAATGCTTTTAGCGCCTCAACCGATTTTTGATGCGGTTGAATCAGTGTGTCAAAATAGTAGCGCGAATCCTCGTATTATTTTGATGTGTCCTCAGGGAGAGCCTTTTACTCAAGCGAAAGCAGAAGAATTATCAAAAGAGGAGCATCTGATTTTTATTTGTGGTCATTATGAAGGCTTTGATGAACGAATTCGAGAACATTTAGTGACTGATGAATTATCACTTGGTGATTATGTGTTAACAGGTGGTGAACTTGCTTCGATGGTGATGACAGATGCCATTGTTCGTCTGCTTCCTGATGTGTTAGGAAAACAGGAATCTCATGAAAATGATTCATTTTCAATGGGATTACTAGAGTTTCCACAGTATACCCGTCCGGTTGATTTTAGAGGAATGACAGTTCCGCCTGTTTTAATGTCAGGGAATCATAAAGAGATTGAAAAGTGGCGTCATGAACAATCCCTTTATCGTACGTGGTCTCGTCGTCCTGATTTATTAAAGCATCACGAATTGAGTGAAGCCGATCAAAAAATCATTGAAAAGTTTGAAAATGAGAAATAA
- the rplS gene encoding 50S ribosomal protein L19, producing the protein MSQQLINELTQSYLKTDLPEFRAGDNVRVSVRIKEGNRERIQAFEGLVLKRQNGKGISGTFTVRKVSFGCGVERTFPLHSPVIEKIEVTRRGKVRRAKLNYIRSLSAKAARIKERR; encoded by the coding sequence ATGAGTCAACAATTAATCAATGAATTAACACAATCTTATTTAAAAACTGACTTACCAGAATTCCGCGCAGGAGATAACGTTCGTGTAAGCGTACGTATCAAAGAGGGTAACCGTGAGCGTATTCAGGCATTCGAAGGTTTAGTTTTAAAACGTCAAAATGGAAAAGGAATCAGTGGAACATTCACAGTTCGTAAAGTATCTTTCGGATGTGGTGTTGAGCGTACATTCCCATTACATTCACCAGTTATCGAAAAAATCGAAGTTACTCGTCGTGGTAAAGTTCGTCGTGCAAAACTTAACTACATCCGTAGCTTATCAGCTAAAGCTGCTCGTATTAAAGAGCGTCGATAG
- a CDS encoding CPBP family intramembrane glutamic endopeptidase: MNLRQSKSVLLIFSYVFVMFLLPYVTLYGISALFNISDPIALQVYTNLVSYLVLVAITLLLFGKELLTELKEIKSTGKYLRAVLVGWIILWGCSILANLIVMAITQSEESSVNQQVIEQCMNIYPVLMGITTVLFAPLVEEVVFRYTIMKGFLNRPWIGIALSSFLFGMIHVISAGDFIYAIPYIAMGFALGYAYYKNQNIWYSIGVHLFQNLFSTIILISSMQ, translated from the coding sequence ATGAATTTACGTCAATCTAAATCCGTTTTACTCATTTTTTCATACGTATTTGTGATGTTTTTACTACCATACGTCACGCTATATGGAATTTCAGCTCTATTTAATATCTCAGATCCAATTGCTTTACAAGTTTATACGAATCTTGTTTCCTATCTAGTTTTAGTCGCGATTACATTATTATTGTTTGGAAAAGAATTATTAACTGAATTAAAGGAAATCAAATCCACTGGAAAATATCTTCGTGCTGTTTTAGTGGGGTGGATTATTTTATGGGGTTGCTCCATTTTAGCAAATTTAATCGTGATGGCGATCACGCAATCTGAGGAATCATCAGTCAATCAACAAGTCATTGAACAATGTATGAACATCTATCCAGTGTTGATGGGAATCACAACCGTCTTATTTGCCCCATTAGTCGAAGAAGTCGTGTTCCGTTATACGATTATGAAAGGTTTCTTAAATCGTCCATGGATTGGCATTGCCCTCAGTAGTTTCTTATTTGGAATGATTCACGTTATTTCCGCAGGTGATTTTATTTATGCTATTCCTTATATTGCCATGGGATTTGCTCTTGGATATGCGTACTATAAAAATCAAAACATCTGGTATTCTATCGGCGTTCATTTATTCCAAAACTTATTTTCAACCATCATCTTAATTTCATCAATGCAATAA
- the rsxE gene encoding electron transport complex subunit RsxE has protein sequence MTKKEILKRGLITENPLFVLLLGMCPSLGVTTSLQNALGMGLSVVFVLLFSNIVVSSIRKLVPDEVRIPVFIVIISTGVTILEMLLNAYVPSLAARLGIFIPLIVVNCIILGRAESFASKNKVIDSIFDALGMGFGFTLGLCVLASFRELIGAGSLFGVQFLPESISIPIFIYPAGAFLALGLIIGIMNQYRISQSKKRVKQEVKA, from the coding sequence ATGACGAAGAAGGAAATTTTGAAGCGGGGTCTCATCACTGAGAATCCGTTATTTGTTTTATTACTTGGAATGTGTCCTTCGCTTGGTGTCACGACATCTTTGCAAAATGCACTTGGGATGGGGTTAAGTGTTGTTTTTGTGTTACTTTTTTCAAATATTGTCGTGTCGTCAATTAGAAAATTAGTACCAGATGAAGTTCGAATTCCTGTTTTTATTGTGATTATTTCAACAGGTGTGACAATCCTTGAGATGCTTTTAAACGCGTATGTTCCATCACTTGCTGCAAGGCTTGGAATTTTTATTCCATTAATTGTCGTGAATTGTATTATTCTCGGACGTGCTGAAAGCTTTGCAAGTAAAAACAAGGTGATTGATTCTATTTTTGATGCACTTGGAATGGGGTTTGGATTTACGCTTGGACTTTGTGTATTGGCAAGTTTCCGTGAATTAATCGGTGCAGGAAGTTTATTTGGCGTTCAATTTTTACCCGAGTCGATTAGTATTCCAATCTTTATTTATCCAGCGGGTGCTTTTTTGGCACTTGGATTAATTATTGGAATCATGAATCAATATCGGATCTCTCAATCAAAAAAAAGAGTGAAACAGGAGGTGAAGGCGTAG
- a CDS encoding ribonuclease HII encodes MSEKYTVEEIKRILQQDVVDEVFIDELKQDGRTSVQKLLKQYENKIQKEYDEFQKFITMSIYENELRYSGIELIAGVDEVGRGPLAGPVIAAAVILPADCWLFGIDDSKKLSEPKRLYFYEQIKKNAISIGIGICTSEEIDQYNIYEATKIAMERAVSKLNPKPQHLLLDAMSLPRLDIPQTSIIKGDSKSVSIAAASIIAKVTRDAYMKKLGSAYPQYGFERHVGYGTKEHLLAIEQHGIISEHRKSFEPIRSKFN; translated from the coding sequence ATGAGTGAAAAGTACACGGTAGAGGAAATAAAAAGAATCTTACAACAAGATGTTGTTGATGAAGTATTTATAGATGAATTAAAACAAGATGGACGTACGAGCGTTCAAAAACTACTAAAACAGTATGAAAATAAGATTCAAAAAGAATATGATGAGTTTCAAAAATTTATTACGATGTCAATTTATGAAAATGAATTGCGTTACAGTGGAATCGAATTAATTGCCGGAGTCGATGAGGTTGGACGTGGACCGTTAGCGGGACCGGTTATTGCGGCAGCTGTTATCTTACCTGCAGATTGTTGGTTGTTTGGAATTGATGATTCTAAGAAATTATCAGAGCCTAAACGACTATATTTTTATGAGCAAATCAAAAAGAATGCGATTAGTATTGGGATTGGAATTTGTACGAGTGAAGAAATTGATCAATATAATATCTATGAGGCAACTAAAATTGCAATGGAACGAGCCGTTTCAAAATTAAATCCTAAACCTCAACATTTATTACTAGATGCTATGAGTCTACCGAGATTAGATATTCCTCAAACATCAATTATTAAAGGTGATTCTAAAAGTGTTTCGATAGCAGCAGCCAGTATTATTGCCAAAGTAACACGTGATGCCTATATGAAGAAGTTAGGTTCAGCTTATCCGCAATATGGGTTTGAACGCCACGTTGGATATGGGACAAAAGAACATTTACTAGCTATCGAGCAACATGGAATTATTTCTGAACATCGTAAGTCATTTGAACCAATTCGTTCAAAATTTAATTAG
- a CDS encoding RnfABCDGE type electron transport complex subunit D: MAKIAKWSPTPHLHSRSSTQQIMYEFSAVLGVISLIAISVYGYTFGGAYALKAIWMLLVSIISAILTETIFFACGRRFKDVYEWLTLIVKSYSLITAILLALCLPIGTPLMVVAIGSCVSVWLGKLVFGGVGYNPFNPALVGRALVTISFGGLLTTTLTQVDAVTSVTPLVHLAQNQYIGTYEQLTAPYGGLVGLLMGTYGGAIGESISFAIIIAMIYLVVRRIIDWRIPAFYLGTVFFMTWIVGAMNGVAGIWYPLFHLLSGGILFGATFMATDLVTSPVSRKGKVFFGMALGILTVIIRLLGNYPEGVFFSILIMNLFKPVIDRGFMGRMNLPLKRGEICFWLVSFLIVIGIAVLIGIMI; encoded by the coding sequence ATGGCAAAAATCGCAAAATGGTCACCAACGCCACACTTACATAGTCGAAGTAGTACACAACAGATTATGTATGAATTTAGTGCCGTTTTAGGTGTGATTAGTTTAATTGCAATTAGCGTTTATGGTTATACCTTTGGAGGTGCCTATGCCCTAAAAGCTATATGGATGTTACTCGTTTCAATAATATCTGCTATTTTAACCGAAACCATTTTCTTTGCATGTGGTCGTCGATTTAAAGATGTTTATGAATGGTTAACGCTAATTGTAAAATCGTATTCACTTATTACCGCTATTTTATTAGCTCTTTGTTTGCCGATTGGAACTCCTTTAATGGTCGTTGCGATTGGTTCTTGTGTCAGTGTTTGGCTTGGAAAGTTAGTGTTTGGGGGCGTTGGTTATAACCCGTTTAATCCAGCACTGGTTGGTCGTGCCTTGGTCACGATTTCATTTGGAGGATTATTAACGACAACTTTAACACAAGTTGATGCCGTTACCTCGGTGACTCCTCTGGTGCATTTGGCGCAAAATCAATATATTGGGACGTATGAACAATTAACGGCTCCATATGGTGGACTAGTCGGTTTGTTAATGGGGACTTATGGTGGAGCAATTGGGGAGAGTATTTCATTTGCTATTATCATAGCCATGATTTATTTAGTGGTTCGTCGAATTATTGATTGGCGAATTCCTGCCTTTTATTTAGGAACCGTCTTTTTCATGACATGGATAGTTGGAGCAATGAATGGAGTGGCTGGGATTTGGTATCCGTTGTTTCATCTTTTAAGTGGAGGCATTTTATTTGGAGCTACGTTTATGGCAACTGACTTAGTGACCTCACCCGTTTCTAGAAAAGGGAAAGTGTTTTTTGGAATGGCACTTGGAATCTTAACGGTCATCATCAGACTGCTTGGAAATTACCCAGAAGGTGTGTTTTTCTCTATTTTAATCATGAATTTATTTAAACCTGTCATTGACCGAGGATTTATGGGACGAATGAATCTTCCACTTAAACGAGGAGAAATTTGTTTTTGGTTAGTTAGCTTTTTGATTGTTATTGGTATTGCTGTCTTAATTGGAATCATGATTTAA
- the ylqF gene encoding ribosome biogenesis GTPase YlqF, whose amino-acid sequence MTVQWFPGHMAKARRQIQEKLQLVDIVFELLDARIPYSSSNPMMNEIIKHKPKLIILNKVDMADPNVTQQWLNYFKEQGQPAITIDALHQNAIKQITEASKEILKEKFAKEKAKGLRPRPVRAMILGIPNVGKSTLMNNLAKRKAAQTGDRPGVTKAQQWVKVGQELELLDTPGVLWPKFEEKRVGYNLAVTGAIKDTILTLDHIILYALDYLIQHYPQRLIERYHLSGNFEDKVAVLEEIGTKRGFLQSGGIVDYDKVYEILLREIRSLKLGRLSFECPKDLNQETVSE is encoded by the coding sequence ATGACAGTACAATGGTTTCCAGGGCATATGGCCAAAGCTCGCCGTCAAATTCAAGAAAAATTACAATTAGTGGATATTGTGTTTGAATTACTAGATGCACGAATTCCGTATTCATCAAGTAATCCAATGATGAATGAAATTATTAAACATAAACCAAAATTAATCATTTTAAATAAAGTGGACATGGCTGATCCTAATGTCACACAACAGTGGCTTAATTATTTCAAAGAGCAAGGTCAACCTGCAATTACGATTGATGCTCTTCACCAAAATGCGATTAAGCAAATAACAGAGGCATCAAAAGAAATTTTAAAGGAAAAATTCGCTAAAGAAAAAGCGAAAGGATTACGTCCTCGCCCAGTTCGTGCGATGATTTTAGGTATCCCAAATGTTGGAAAGTCAACGTTGATGAACAATTTAGCTAAACGTAAAGCGGCTCAGACTGGAGACCGTCCGGGAGTTACAAAAGCTCAACAATGGGTGAAAGTTGGACAAGAGCTAGAGTTATTAGATACACCAGGAGTGTTATGGCCTAAATTTGAAGAAAAACGTGTGGGTTATAATTTAGCAGTAACGGGTGCAATTAAGGATACGATTTTAACCCTTGATCATATTATTTTATATGCGTTAGACTATTTAATTCAACATTATCCACAGCGCCTAATTGAACGTTACCATTTAAGTGGGAACTTCGAAGATAAAGTAGCGGTTCTAGAGGAAATTGGAACGAAACGTGGGTTCTTGCAATCAGGTGGAATTGTTGACTATGATAAAGTTTATGAAATTTTATTACGTGAAATTCGTAGCCTAAAATTAGGACGACTATCATTTGAATGTCCAAAAGATTTAAATCAAGAAACGGTCAGTGAATAA
- the rsxA gene encoding electron transport complex subunit RsxA translates to METLVPIALTALLVQNVILSQFFGICPFIGVSKKTESAIGMGLAVTFVMVVSSSVSWLVYEYILVPCDMTYMRTITFILVISSLVQFVEMVVKKFSPKLYKLLGVYLPLITTNCAVLGIAVLSIDNQYNLIETIVFSLFSALGFTLVIYLFSVIRERLELAPIPEALRGVPIALITASIMSIIFMGFGGIV, encoded by the coding sequence ATGGAAACTTTAGTTCCAATTGCATTGACTGCATTACTGGTTCAAAACGTTATTTTATCTCAGTTTTTTGGAATCTGTCCCTTCATTGGAGTTTCTAAAAAGACAGAGTCTGCAATCGGGATGGGATTGGCTGTCACGTTTGTTATGGTCGTTTCATCAAGTGTTTCATGGCTTGTTTATGAATATATTTTAGTGCCTTGTGATATGACGTACATGAGAACCATCACGTTTATTTTAGTTATCTCTTCTTTAGTTCAGTTCGTTGAGATGGTAGTTAAGAAGTTTTCACCGAAACTTTATAAGTTACTGGGAGTTTATTTACCACTTATTACGACTAACTGCGCTGTTCTTGGAATTGCCGTGTTATCGATTGATAATCAGTATAACTTAATAGAAACCATTGTGTTTAGCTTATTTTCAGCACTTGGATTTACGTTAGTTATTTATTTATTTTCTGTGATTCGTGAACGATTAGAACTTGCTCCAATTCCAGAAGCGTTAAGAGGGGTTCCGATTGCTTTAATTACAGCCTCGATTATGTCAATCATCTTCATGGGATTTGGAGGGATTGTTTGA
- a CDS encoding FMN-binding protein codes for MVKKPIYLACFLAVIGIICAGLIASVNTMTAPIISEREKAEKEATILDFFPSMTRFEESDTSESEEFKAIQVIYNIYDQDNDCMGRIYELATKGYGGDIQMFVAYDLKTKELINLRYIGTFSETPGFGSRVKEDEFLSQILNKPVDGMSIDTLSGATITSSAVKKAIDEANAHFLKH; via the coding sequence GTGGTAAAAAAACCAATCTATTTAGCTTGTTTTTTGGCCGTTATTGGAATTATTTGTGCAGGATTAATTGCGAGTGTGAATACGATGACAGCCCCTATTATCAGTGAGCGTGAAAAAGCGGAAAAAGAGGCCACTATATTAGATTTTTTTCCGAGTATGACGCGTTTTGAAGAGTCAGATACATCGGAATCGGAAGAGTTTAAAGCGATTCAGGTGATTTATAATATTTATGATCAAGATAATGATTGCATGGGCCGAATTTATGAATTAGCGACGAAAGGTTATGGGGGCGATATTCAAATGTTCGTAGCCTATGATTTAAAGACAAAGGAATTGATTAATCTCCGCTATATTGGAACATTTAGTGAGACGCCTGGATTTGGGAGTCGGGTGAAAGAGGATGAGTTTTTATCTCAGATATTAAATAAACCGGTGGATGGCATGAGTATTGATACATTATCAGGCGCGACGATTACGAGTTCAGCGGTTAAGAAGGCGATTGATGAGGCGAATGCACATTTTTTAAAACATTAG
- a CDS encoding RnfABCDGE type electron transport complex subunit C — protein MRVIDRILKPDPYTHIPGKKELALTVDVMEYNNSNFVYIPLTNHTSLNCKAIVEVGDHVYVGTEVGHRTDGINIPMHASISGDVVAIEKKWHRSGKQVLCVKIQNDFKYEMDPSCVPPADSSVLSREDIVEMIRKNGVVGLGGSGFSTYIKYLNPEGIHTVLINGVECEPYLTTDYHFMFDQPERFFDGISFLMKAADVKKGIIAIKKGKKKLKAFLEQKIDEYQVRDQISVYEVPDAYPLGWEKVLIKTITGREYDRLPSELGFTVSNVGTAIATSFAVRDNRPFIRRLVTVSGEGIKRPGLYYVRIGTPAKELIQLAGGYIDDADEIKIIVGGPMMGGVMRSDDFVISRGVNGIVVLPTKKKEGPDKGFDRIKDILWPNYKKEVIMEKDEQPCVSCGRCTDHCPTGLQPVLIKDMAKLKDKERLTKLNAKSCVECGMCTYVCPSHIEVTEFVRRAKRILK, from the coding sequence ATGAGGGTGATTGATCGGATTTTAAAACCGGATCCTTATACTCATATTCCGGGAAAAAAAGAGTTAGCTTTAACTGTGGATGTCATGGAATACAATAATTCAAATTTTGTTTATATTCCACTGACTAATCATACAAGTTTAAATTGTAAAGCCATTGTTGAAGTGGGAGATCATGTGTATGTAGGAACTGAAGTGGGTCATCGAACGGATGGGATTAACATTCCAATGCATGCAAGTATTAGTGGAGATGTTGTTGCGATTGAAAAGAAATGGCATCGAAGTGGAAAACAAGTGTTGTGTGTTAAAATTCAAAATGATTTTAAATATGAAATGGATCCAAGCTGTGTACCACCCGCTGATTCAAGTGTTTTAAGTCGAGAAGACATTGTGGAGATGATCCGTAAAAATGGGGTTGTCGGGCTTGGAGGTAGCGGATTTTCAACGTATATTAAATACTTAAATCCAGAAGGAATCCATACTGTTTTAATTAATGGTGTTGAATGTGAACCGTATTTAACAACAGATTATCATTTTATGTTTGATCAACCAGAACGGTTCTTTGATGGAATTTCATTTTTAATGAAAGCAGCAGATGTTAAAAAAGGAATCATTGCCATTAAGAAAGGGAAAAAGAAATTAAAAGCTTTTTTAGAGCAAAAGATTGATGAGTATCAAGTTCGAGATCAAATTTCTGTTTACGAGGTACCAGATGCTTATCCACTCGGCTGGGAGAAAGTCTTGATTAAAACGATTACAGGTCGAGAGTATGATCGCTTACCTTCAGAACTTGGATTTACTGTTTCAAATGTTGGAACGGCTATTGCGACTTCATTTGCTGTTCGTGATAATCGGCCATTTATTCGCCGACTAGTCACAGTTTCTGGAGAAGGGATTAAACGTCCAGGACTTTACTATGTCCGAATTGGAACGCCGGCTAAAGAGTTAATTCAATTAGCCGGAGGGTATATTGATGATGCAGATGAAATTAAAATCATTGTTGGGGGACCGATGATGGGTGGCGTGATGAGAAGTGATGATTTTGTCATATCACGTGGGGTTAATGGAATTGTGGTATTACCAACGAAGAAAAAAGAGGGGCCCGATAAAGGCTTTGACCGAATTAAGGATATTTTATGGCCGAACTATAAAAAAGAGGTCATCATGGAAAAAGATGAACAACCGTGTGTGAGTTGCGGTCGTTGTACTGATCATTGTCCAACGGGATTACAACCTGTTTTGATTAAGGATATGGCTAAACTTAAAGATAAAGAGCGTCTCACTAAGTTAAATGCGAAATCTTGCGTAGAATGCGGGATGTGTACGTATGTTTGTCCATCGCATATTGAAGTGACAGAGTTTGTGCGACGAGCCAAACGAATTTTAAAATAA
- the lepB gene encoding signal peptidase I: protein MKKVLLEIFDWVKTFVIIFIIVTLVHKYVFTPVKVDGPSMYPTLHHEDSVILWEFNYKPKAFDVIVFEYSPDVYYVKRVIGLPGQTVRYEDDQLYIDNQPIAEPFLEAGKEIISYVDDFTFDFTLQEICQFDPCDVIPEGYYLVLGDNRPHSKDSRHIGLISEDQILGKATWIQWPLSHFGKVE from the coding sequence ATGAAAAAAGTATTACTAGAGATATTTGATTGGGTAAAAACATTTGTTATTATTTTTATTATCGTAACACTTGTTCATAAGTATGTTTTTACACCTGTAAAAGTAGATGGGCCTTCTATGTATCCAACCTTACACCATGAAGACTCAGTTATTTTATGGGAATTTAATTATAAACCCAAAGCCTTTGATGTTATCGTATTTGAATATTCGCCAGATGTTTACTATGTTAAACGTGTGATTGGATTACCAGGACAAACCGTCCGTTATGAAGATGATCAGCTTTATATTGATAATCAACCTATAGCCGAACCTTTTTTAGAGGCAGGAAAAGAAATCATATCATATGTGGATGATTTTACATTTGATTTCACCTTACAAGAAATTTGTCAGTTTGATCCTTGCGATGTGATTCCAGAAGGCTATTATTTAGTACTTGGCGATAATCGTCCACATAGTAAAGATAGTCGTCATATTGGTTTGATTAGTGAAGATCAAATCCTTGGTAAAGCGACCTGGATTCAATGGCCTTTATCACATTTTGGTAAAGTTGAGTAA
- a CDS encoding ISL3 family transposase codes for MSHSYSTRKFLNIKDKNIIFPEDYFEEVKLNGITSFVFKGILSYQPTHCEHCGTLFDSNFKKHGFKTSRIIIPKVSLHDTYLVLKKQRYYCGHCQSTFTLKTSIVEKNCYISYNTKHAIALEAQNKISECDIARRHQVSHSTVNRIIHSFYESQTLNFNDLPENLCFDEFKSVKSAEGHMSFIFCDADTKQIIDIIEDRRLTSLQTYFKRYTKEARARVKHIVTDMYAPYISLIKELFPHAKIVLDKFHLVQHISRALNKTRIRLMKKFKKHGRKFKRYWRLFLKSHTLLDTTTYRSVYCFKQPMREIDILNFLLDLSPELKATYELYQDLLFAIQSKNVNRFNHLLETEHPMISPELQTSFQTFKTYASYIYNTLTTPYTNDPIEGINNKIKVIKRIAFGYRSFYHFKSRILMIQNLTKPKRKILAA; via the coding sequence ATGTCTCACTCATATTCTACTAGAAAATTTTTAAATATTAAAGATAAAAATATCATCTTTCCTGAAGATTATTTTGAAGAAGTTAAATTAAATGGGATCACTAGCTTTGTTTTTAAGGGAATCTTATCTTACCAACCCACTCATTGTGAACACTGTGGAACTCTTTTTGATTCCAATTTTAAAAAGCATGGGTTTAAAACTTCTCGAATTATCATTCCAAAAGTATCACTCCATGATACCTATTTAGTTTTAAAGAAACAGCGTTATTATTGTGGGCATTGTCAATCCACCTTTACATTAAAAACATCTATTGTTGAAAAGAACTGTTATATTTCTTACAATACGAAACACGCGATTGCTTTAGAAGCTCAAAATAAAATTTCAGAGTGCGATATTGCCCGTCGCCATCAAGTTTCTCATTCAACCGTTAATCGGATCATTCATAGCTTTTATGAATCTCAAACTTTGAACTTTAATGATCTACCTGAAAATCTTTGTTTTGATGAATTTAAATCGGTAAAATCGGCTGAGGGTCATATGTCTTTTATCTTTTGTGATGCAGATACCAAGCAGATTATTGATATCATTGAAGATCGACGCTTAACCTCTCTTCAGACTTATTTCAAGCGATACACAAAAGAAGCTCGTGCGCGTGTGAAACATATTGTCACTGATATGTACGCCCCTTATATCAGTTTGATTAAGGAGCTTTTTCCTCATGCCAAAATTGTCCTTGATAAGTTTCACCTCGTTCAACATATCTCCCGTGCACTCAATAAAACACGTATTCGATTAATGAAAAAATTCAAAAAACATGGTCGTAAATTCAAACGTTACTGGCGACTATTTTTAAAATCACATACCCTACTCGATACCACAACTTATCGATCTGTTTATTGTTTTAAGCAACCGATGCGTGAAATAGATATCTTAAACTTCCTTCTCGATTTATCACCCGAATTAAAAGCAACTTATGAGCTTTATCAAGATTTACTATTCGCCATTCAATCGAAAAATGTGAATCGATTTAATCACTTACTTGAAACAGAACATCCAATGATTTCACCCGAACTTCAAACATCTTTTCAAACCTTTAAAACCTATGCTTCTTATATCTACAATACTCTGACTACTCCCTATACTAATGATCCTATTGAAGGAATCAATAATAAAATTAAAGTCATCAAACGTATCGCGTTTGGATATCGCAGCTTCTATCATTTCAAATCAAGAATTCTTATGATTCAAAATCTAACTAAACCCAAAAGAAAAATCCTAGCAGCATAG